In Zingiber officinale cultivar Zhangliang chromosome 6A, Zo_v1.1, whole genome shotgun sequence, a single genomic region encodes these proteins:
- the LOC121996829 gene encoding ADP-ribosylation factor 1-like, whose product MGLTFAKLFSRLFAKKEMRILMVGLDAAGKTTILYKLKLGEIVTTIPTIGFNVETVEYKNISFTVWDVGGQDKIRPLWRHYFQNTQGLIFVVDSNDRDRVVEARDELHRMLNEDELRDAVLLVFANKQDLPNAMNAAEITDKLGLHSLRQRHWYIQSTCATSGEGLYEGLDWLSSNIASK is encoded by the exons ATGGGGCTCACTTTCGCGAAGCTATTTAGCCGTCTGTTTGCGAAGAAGGAGATGAGGATCCTGATGGTCGGGCTTGATGCTGCTGGAAAGACGACCATCCTTTACAAGCTTAAGCTTGGAGAGATCGTCACCACCATTCCAACAATCG GATTCAATGTGGAAACTGTTGAGTACAAGAACATTAGTTTCACTGTATGGGATGTTGGTGGTCAGGACAAG ATCAGACCTCTGTGGAGGCATTACTTCCAAAACACACAGGGACTTATTTTTGTTGTTGATAGCAATGACCGAGATCGTGTCGTTGAAGCAAGAGATGAACTTCACAGGATGCTTAATGAG GACGAGTTAAGGGATGCTgttttgcttgtgtttgctaacAAACAAGACCTTCCAAATGCAATGAATGCTGCCGAAATAACTGATAAGCTTGGTCTTCATTCTCTCCGTCAGCGGCACTG GTACATACAAAGCACTTGTGCTACATCAGGTGAAGGACTGTATGAAGGGCTTGATTGGCTCTCCAGCAACATTGCCAGCAAG TAA
- the LOC121996830 gene encoding poly [ADP-ribose] polymerase tankyrase-like, which yields MAVPGRRNGVMGDDDDDDEILLDDGNALAELDLEPDVPPHLRALFEAVETGNVDALRRALDNHNGSIDEPVEDGDTVLHLACLYGYFSCVQLLLERGASLEAKDEEGAIPLHDACASGFLEIVQYMLSFASGPDVITRMLNVTDTEGDTPLHHAARGEHLGVVRLLLAAGASPMKININGKIPADLADQDTEVRSILTEAAAAADAVQC from the exons ATGGCCGTTCCAGGGAGGCGCAACGGTGTGATgggcgacgacgacgacgacgacgaaatcCTCTTGGACGACGGCAATGCCTTAGCCGAGCTTGATCTCGAACCCGACGTCCCCCCTCACCTCCGCGCCCTCTTCGAGGCCGTCGAGACCGGAAACGTTGACGCCCTTCGGCGGGCCCTGG ATAATCATAATGGAAGCATTGATGAACCCGTTGAAGATGGTGATACAGTTCTTCACTTAGCTTGTCTCTATGGGTATTTTTCATGTGTTCAG TTACTTCTAGAGCGTGGAGCTAGCTTGGAGGCCAAGGATGAGGAAGGGGCCATTCCGCTTCATGATGCTTGTGCTAGCG GATTTCTTGAGATAGTTCAATACATGCTGAGCTTTGCCAGTGGCCCCGATGTTATAACCCGCATGTTAAATGTTACTGATACGGAAGGCGATACT CCTCTGCATCATGCTGCAAGGGGAGAGCATCTTGGTGTAGTACGGCTGTTGCTTGCAGCTGGGGCTTCTCCAATGAAGATAAACATAAACGGAAAG ATTCCGGCGGATCTTGCAGACCAGGATACAGAAGTTCGGAGCATTTTAACTGAGGCTGCAGCCGCTGCTGATGCTGTGCAATGCTAG